From Bacteroidota bacterium, the proteins below share one genomic window:
- a CDS encoding UDP-N-acetylmuramoyl-L-alanyl-D-glutamate--2,6-diaminopimelate ligase, with product MKPLKDILYKAGILDVFGSTDTEIVDVCFDSRKARNGSLFVAVRGTQADGHGFISSVVEQGAAAIVCETLPEQRVAGVTYVRVQDSALALGQIAANFFGNPSEKLKLVGVTGTNGKTTTVTLLFQLFRRLGYGVGLLSTVRNQINDQVIPSTHTTPDPIQLNALLSAMVDEGCTHAFMEVSSHAVAQKRIAGLRFAGGVFTNITHDHLDYHKTFEEYLKAKKGFFDQLSSDAFALVNADDRNGSVMLQNTRARKFTYALRTMADYKARLMENQFSGLLLNIDGQEVLCRLVGSFNAYNLTATYAAAVQLGESKMEVLTALSLLAPVEGRFDYVASPANVIGVIDYAHTPDALQNVLSTIHDVMAGQGRVITIVGCGGDRDAAKRPVMARIACELSDQVILTSDNPRSEDPAEIIRQMERGIPPTDSRKSLSIADRKEAIKTAVTLARSGDIILVAGKGHEKYQEIKGVRHPFDDKKVIEELFKSGN from the coding sequence ATGAAGCCGCTGAAGGACATACTCTACAAAGCCGGCATACTCGATGTCTTCGGTTCCACCGATACCGAGATCGTGGATGTCTGTTTCGATTCGCGAAAGGCGCGGAACGGATCGCTCTTTGTAGCAGTGCGCGGAACGCAGGCAGACGGGCATGGCTTTATCTCCAGTGTCGTGGAACAGGGTGCAGCCGCCATCGTTTGTGAAACACTTCCGGAGCAGCGTGTCGCCGGCGTAACCTATGTACGGGTGCAGGACAGTGCCCTGGCCTTGGGACAGATCGCGGCCAATTTCTTCGGCAATCCTTCTGAAAAACTGAAGCTGGTCGGCGTAACCGGAACGAACGGCAAGACCACCACCGTCACCTTGTTGTTTCAACTGTTTCGCCGTCTGGGCTATGGTGTCGGCTTGTTGTCGACTGTCCGCAACCAGATCAACGACCAGGTTATTCCGTCAACCCATACGACTCCCGACCCGATTCAGTTGAATGCGCTGCTATCCGCGATGGTCGACGAGGGTTGTACGCACGCGTTCATGGAAGTGAGTTCGCATGCGGTCGCGCAAAAACGCATCGCCGGGCTGCGTTTCGCGGGCGGTGTCTTCACCAATATCACACACGACCATCTCGATTATCATAAGACGTTCGAGGAGTACCTCAAAGCCAAGAAAGGCTTCTTCGACCAGCTTTCATCCGATGCATTCGCGCTTGTCAATGCCGATGACCGAAATGGTTCAGTGATGTTGCAGAATACGCGTGCACGGAAATTTACCTATGCGCTGCGGACGATGGCCGACTATAAAGCGCGGTTGATGGAGAATCAGTTTTCCGGACTGCTCCTGAACATCGACGGACAGGAGGTGCTGTGTCGCCTGGTCGGCAGTTTCAACGCCTACAACCTGACCGCTACCTACGCTGCAGCCGTACAACTCGGAGAAAGCAAAATGGAAGTCCTGACCGCCCTGAGTCTGCTGGCGCCGGTAGAAGGACGATTCGATTATGTCGCGTCACCGGCCAATGTGATCGGTGTAATCGACTATGCACACACGCCGGATGCGCTGCAGAATGTGCTCAGCACCATTCACGATGTCATGGCCGGACAAGGGCGCGTCATTACGATCGTCGGGTGTGGCGGTGATCGCGACGCAGCGAAGCGTCCGGTGATGGCGAGGATCGCCTGTGAGTTGAGCGACCAGGTCATCCTGACCAGCGATAATCCGAGGTCGGAGGATCCGGCCGAGATCATCCGGCAAATGGAACGCGGCATTCCACCGACCGACAGCCGCAAATCGCTCAGCATTGCCGATCGCAAAGAAGCTATTAAAACAGCGGTCACACTCGCGCGGTCTGGAGATATCATCCTGGTCGCGGGCAAGGGTCACGAAAAGTACCAGGAGATCAAGGGAGTGCGTCATCCGTTCGATGACAAGAAAGTAATCGAAGAGCTTTTTAAATCCGGAAACTGA
- a CDS encoding phospho-N-acetylmuramoyl-pentapeptide-transferase, which yields MLYYLFGYLDRMFDLPGAGVFQYISFRAALAVILSLMISLVFGKRIIRLLHRKQVGETVRDLGLDGQKEKQGTPTMGGLIIIAAILIPTLLFARLLNVYVILMIVTTVWLGLIGFIDDYIKVFKKDKEGLAGRFKVLGQVGLGLIVGLTLYFNPNVVVKERIREQQLTVEHKTSNVIEDIRQSEAALYAKDPVKSTKTTIPFIKNHEFDYSALLKWTGPGYRNLAWLIFIPFVILIITAVSNGANITDGIDGLATGTSAIIGATLGILAYVSGNTVFANYLNIMYIPYTGELVVFGAAMVGACVGFLWYNAYPAQVFMGDTGSLALGGIIATFAIAIRKELLIPILCGIFLVENLSVVMQVSYFKYTKKKYGEGRRIFRMSPLHHHYQKLGYHEAKIVSRFWIVGIMLAIVTMVTLKLR from the coding sequence ATGCTCTACTACCTGTTTGGCTATCTTGATCGCATGTTCGATCTCCCGGGGGCGGGTGTGTTTCAATACATCTCCTTCCGGGCTGCCCTTGCGGTAATCCTTTCGTTGATGATCTCCCTGGTATTCGGCAAGCGCATCATCCGGTTGTTGCATCGCAAGCAAGTAGGGGAAACCGTACGCGACCTTGGCCTGGACGGTCAAAAGGAAAAGCAGGGTACACCGACGATGGGTGGTTTGATCATTATCGCTGCTATCCTGATCCCGACCCTCCTCTTCGCTCGCCTGTTGAATGTCTATGTAATTCTGATGATCGTGACCACTGTTTGGCTGGGACTTATCGGATTCATAGATGATTACATCAAGGTTTTCAAGAAGGACAAGGAAGGCCTTGCCGGTCGGTTCAAAGTATTGGGACAGGTCGGACTCGGGCTCATTGTGGGTTTGACCTTGTACTTCAATCCGAATGTCGTCGTGAAGGAGCGCATCCGCGAGCAACAGCTGACCGTGGAGCATAAGACTTCGAATGTTATTGAAGATATCCGCCAAAGCGAAGCGGCACTGTATGCGAAGGATCCGGTCAAATCGACGAAGACCACCATTCCGTTCATCAAGAACCACGAATTCGATTATTCCGCATTGCTGAAGTGGACGGGGCCGGGCTACCGGAACCTCGCCTGGTTGATCTTCATTCCATTCGTGATCCTGATCATCACCGCAGTTTCCAATGGCGCCAACATTACGGACGGCATTGACGGACTGGCGACCGGCACCTCGGCTATCATCGGCGCAACTCTGGGCATTCTTGCTTACGTATCGGGTAACACCGTTTTCGCGAATTACCTGAACATCATGTACATCCCCTACACCGGGGAGTTGGTCGTCTTTGGTGCGGCGATGGTCGGTGCCTGTGTGGGATTCCTCTGGTACAATGCCTATCCGGCACAAGTCTTCATGGGCGACACGGGAAGCCTGGCGCTCGGCGGGATCATCGCCACGTTCGCGATTGCGATCCGGAAAGAACTGCTGATACCGATCCTCTGCGGCATTTTCCTGGTTGAGAACCTGTCGGTGGTCATGCAGGTAAGCTATTTCAAATACACGAAGAAGAAATATGGTGAAGGCCGACGGATTTTCCGGATGTCGCCTTTGCATCATCACTATCAGAAACTTGGTTATCACGAAGCAAAAATCGTTTCGCGCTTCTGGATCGTCGGGATCATGCTCGCGATCGTCACGATGGTAACACTCAAACTCCGCTGA
- the murD gene encoding UDP-N-acetylmuramoyl-L-alanine--D-glutamate ligase: protein MSEIHPNSNNASGRKRLVVLGAAESGVGAAILAIRKGLDVFVSDMGVIKEEYRRMLEQNEIPFESGHHTESLILNANEVVKSPGIPDKAELIKKLHAAGIPVISEIEFAGRYTRAKIIGITGTNGKTTTTMLMYHMLKKAGFNVGLGGNVGKSFALQVAENDFDYYVLELSSFQLDGIRDFRCHIAILTNITPDHLDRYEYKLENYVRSKFRITMNQHPDDCFIYCADDPITREYMETVGFQARLLPFSIKSTVEQGAFLENGNTLTIHINQDHFSMFIHELALQGKHNLYNSMAAGIAARVLEIRKETVRESLSDFRNVEHRLEHVTTVHGIEFINDSKATNINSTWYALESMTKPVVLILGGVDKGNDYESLLELVREKVKGIVCLGKENKKIVKTFKEVVPVVEALSADEAVQASYRMAKKGDAVLLSPACASFDLFENYEDRGRQFKKAVRAL from the coding sequence ATGTCGGAAATACACCCCAACTCGAACAACGCATCCGGTCGTAAGCGACTGGTGGTGCTGGGCGCCGCTGAAAGCGGTGTCGGTGCCGCCATTCTGGCTATCCGGAAGGGGTTGGATGTGTTTGTCTCCGACATGGGCGTGATCAAAGAGGAGTACCGCCGGATGCTGGAGCAGAATGAGATCCCTTTCGAATCCGGGCACCATACGGAATCACTGATTCTGAATGCGAACGAAGTGGTGAAAAGTCCCGGTATTCCTGACAAGGCGGAGCTCATCAAGAAATTGCATGCGGCGGGTATTCCGGTCATCAGCGAGATCGAATTCGCCGGTCGTTATACGCGTGCGAAGATCATCGGCATTACCGGCACCAACGGGAAGACGACCACCACCATGCTCATGTATCACATGTTGAAGAAGGCCGGTTTCAATGTGGGCCTCGGCGGAAATGTGGGCAAGAGCTTCGCGCTTCAGGTTGCGGAGAATGACTTCGACTATTACGTTCTGGAGTTGAGCAGCTTTCAGCTCGACGGCATCCGCGATTTCCGCTGCCACATCGCCATCCTGACCAATATCACACCGGATCACCTGGACCGCTACGAATACAAGCTGGAGAATTATGTCCGCTCCAAGTTCAGGATCACCATGAATCAGCATCCCGACGACTGTTTCATTTACTGTGCGGACGATCCGATTACCCGGGAATATATGGAGACGGTCGGCTTCCAGGCCCGGCTGCTTCCATTCTCCATCAAATCGACGGTGGAGCAGGGCGCCTTTCTTGAAAACGGAAACACACTAACCATACACATCAACCAAGACCACTTTTCTATGTTCATCCACGAGCTCGCCCTGCAAGGGAAACACAATCTCTACAACTCCATGGCCGCCGGCATCGCCGCCCGCGTATTGGAAATCCGAAAGGAAACCGTTCGCGAAAGCCTGTCGGATTTCCGGAACGTCGAACATCGTCTCGAACACGTTACCACCGTTCACGGTATCGAGTTCATCAACGATTCGAAAGCGACGAACATCAATTCCACCTGGTACGCCCTGGAGTCGATGACCAAACCGGTCGTCCTGATACTGGGCGGCGTGGACAAAGGCAACGATTACGAATCCCTGCTCGAACTTGTTCGCGAGAAAGTGAAGGGGATCGTTTGCCTTGGCAAAGAGAATAAGAAGATCGTCAAGACCTTCAAGGAAGTAGTTCCGGTAGTGGAAGCGCTTTCCGCTGACGAGGCTGTGCAAGCTTCCTATCGGATGGCCAAGAAAGGCGATGCGGTGCTGTTGTCGCCTGCCTGTGCCAGCTTCGATCTCTTCGAGAACTACGAGGACCGTGGCCGTCAGTTCAAGAAGGCCGTTCGCGCACTTTGA
- a CDS encoding FtsW/RodA/SpoVE family cell cycle protein produces MQSTWLDKYFRGDRTIWLVVFILSIFSLLAVYSSAGSLAYRYKDGNTEYYLFKHLAMLLFGIGLMYAAHLLKYTVYSRVSQFALIIAVPLLILTLALGTNLNEASRWLTIPGINITFQTSDFAKIALIMYVARVLSKKQDEITSFRTAFLPVVLPVLLVCGLILPANFSTAAVLFASCLFLMFIGRIRLKFIFSLIGLGIAGFGLYLLIAIATGNKGRIDTWMARIERFSDEEHKDNYQADQSKIAIATGGIVGKFPGNSVQRNFLPHPYSDFIYAIIIEEYGLIGGVLIVFLYLLLFYRVVRFLHHSPMAFGTLVAVGCTFTLVFQAMINMAVAVNLFPVTGQPLPLVSMGGTSIIFTSVAVGIVLSVSRQVEKEKLEGGDELATA; encoded by the coding sequence ATGCAATCCACCTGGCTTGATAAGTACTTCCGTGGGGACCGGACGATCTGGTTGGTCGTTTTTATCCTCTCGATCTTCTCGCTGCTGGCAGTATACAGCAGTGCCGGCAGCCTTGCCTACCGGTATAAGGACGGAAATACGGAGTACTATCTCTTCAAGCACCTGGCCATGCTGTTGTTCGGTATCGGCCTGATGTATGCGGCGCATCTGTTGAAGTATACTGTCTATTCGAGGGTATCGCAATTCGCGCTGATTATCGCAGTGCCTTTGCTCATCCTGACACTCGCGCTGGGCACGAATCTGAACGAAGCCAGCCGTTGGTTGACGATTCCGGGAATCAACATCACCTTCCAGACTTCCGACTTCGCCAAGATCGCGTTGATCATGTACGTCGCCCGCGTATTGTCGAAGAAGCAGGATGAGATCACCAGTTTCCGGACGGCCTTTCTTCCTGTCGTGCTTCCGGTGCTGTTGGTATGCGGATTGATCCTGCCGGCCAATTTCAGTACAGCCGCCGTGCTCTTTGCTTCCTGCTTGTTTCTGATGTTCATCGGAAGGATCCGGTTGAAGTTCATCTTCTCGCTGATCGGACTCGGAATTGCCGGATTCGGACTTTATCTGCTGATCGCCATTGCGACCGGGAATAAGGGAAGGATCGACACGTGGATGGCCCGCATCGAGCGATTCAGTGATGAGGAACACAAAGACAACTACCAGGCCGACCAGTCCAAGATCGCCATTGCCACCGGGGGGATTGTCGGCAAATTCCCGGGTAATTCCGTTCAGCGGAATTTCCTGCCGCATCCCTATTCGGATTTCATCTATGCGATCATCATTGAAGAGTACGGGTTGATCGGTGGCGTGTTGATCGTGTTTTTGTATTTGCTGTTATTCTACCGGGTGGTCCGCTTCCTGCACCATAGTCCAATGGCATTCGGTACGCTGGTCGCAGTCGGATGCACGTTCACCCTGGTATTCCAGGCCATGATCAACATGGCCGTTGCCGTGAACCTGTTTCCGGTCACCGGACAACCCTTGCCCCTGGTCAGTATGGGCGGTACCTCCATCATCTTTACCAGTGTGGCAGTAGGTATCGTACTAAGTGTTAGTCGCCAGGTCGAAAAGGAAAAGTTGGAAGGAGGGGACGAGCTTGCCACGGCATGA
- the murG gene encoding undecaprenyldiphospho-muramoylpentapeptide beta-N-acetylglucosaminyltransferase: MRVIISGGGTGGHIFPAVSIAKALKEADSSTEILFVGAEGRMEMEKVPAAGFKIVGLPIRGIQRSLSVSNLTLPWKVLQSLLKARKIIREFRPDVAVGVGGYASGPLLFMATRMGIPALIQEQNSFAGLTNRWLAKRVNKICVAYEGMEKYFPSDKILLTGNPVRPDIQYIEGKRSEALQFFGLSPDKPVLLAIGGSLGARTINETLENDLERLAGAKVQLIWQTGKSFFSRAQACAKQFEQQGIKAFDFIARMDLAYAAADLVVSRAGASSVSELTLTGKAAILVPSPNVAEDHQTKNAMALVKHDAAVLVRDQDARESLVREALTLLSDGERRRLLSERIAVLALPDAAKRIAAEVKSIASKGS, encoded by the coding sequence TTGCGGGTGATCATCAGCGGAGGCGGGACCGGCGGGCATATATTCCCCGCGGTCTCGATCGCCAAAGCGCTCAAGGAAGCGGATTCGTCGACCGAGATACTCTTCGTTGGAGCGGAAGGACGGATGGAGATGGAAAAAGTACCGGCAGCAGGGTTTAAGATCGTCGGTTTGCCGATTCGCGGCATCCAGCGCAGCCTGAGCGTTTCAAACCTGACCTTGCCGTGGAAGGTGTTGCAAAGCCTGCTGAAGGCGCGGAAGATCATTCGTGAATTCCGTCCGGATGTTGCAGTGGGAGTAGGCGGATATGCCAGCGGGCCGTTGTTGTTCATGGCGACCCGGATGGGCATACCCGCCTTGATACAAGAGCAAAATTCCTTCGCCGGTCTCACGAACCGATGGCTGGCGAAGCGTGTGAATAAAATATGTGTGGCCTACGAGGGAATGGAAAAATACTTCCCGTCCGATAAGATCCTGCTGACCGGCAATCCGGTCCGGCCCGATATACAATATATCGAAGGGAAGCGGTCGGAAGCTTTGCAATTTTTCGGATTGTCACCGGATAAGCCGGTGTTACTGGCCATAGGTGGAAGCCTCGGTGCCCGGACCATCAATGAAACGCTGGAAAATGATCTGGAACGTCTTGCGGGGGCGAAGGTTCAGCTTATCTGGCAAACCGGGAAATCCTTCTTCAGTCGCGCGCAGGCATGCGCCAAACAGTTCGAGCAGCAAGGCATCAAGGCGTTCGACTTCATCGCGCGGATGGACCTGGCCTACGCGGCTGCCGACCTGGTCGTCTCCAGGGCGGGAGCTAGTTCTGTATCGGAGCTAACGCTAACCGGAAAAGCCGCGATTCTTGTGCCTTCGCCCAACGTAGCGGAAGATCATCAGACCAAGAACGCCATGGCCCTGGTGAAGCACGATGCCGCGGTGTTGGTGCGTGACCAGGATGCGCGGGAATCGCTGGTCAGGGAAGCCCTGACCTTGCTTTCCGATGGGGAAAGGCGTCGCCTCCTGTCGGAACGGATTGCCGTACTTGCCTTGCCGGATGCGGCAAAGCGGATCGCAGCGGAAGTGAAATCAATCGCATCGAAAGGATCCTGA
- a CDS encoding UDP-N-acetylmuramate--L-alanine ligase, producing the protein MEFANIKSVYFVGIGGIGMSALARFFRAEEKQVGGYDRTSTPLTEELEREGMLVRYQDSVAAIPEHFRDPSTTLVVFTPAIPKEHEELNWFRNNGFSVMKRSQVLGLITKHSFTIAVAGTHGKTTTSSMVAHLLRSAGIPCTAFLGGIAKNYHNNLLIGEPYKGLHYVVVEADEYDRSFLTLYPDIAIVTSMDPDHLDIYGNAEEMVKTYRQFAAQVKTGGWVIHRKGLPLPSDGRVVPYAIREASLISGKDIRIDSHRYTFTYSGLGAEWKNLWTRLPGYHNVENAVAATTVARILDLPEEKVRKGLESYTGVLRRFDYQVDTDRHVYIDDYAHHPEELKACILSARELYPGKKITGIFQPHLYSRTRDFVDGFAESLSLLDELLLLEIYPARELPIEGVNAKMILDRMTIPARRIVSKHEALDLVKKEQPEVLLTLGAGDIDQLVAPLRDMLNKL; encoded by the coding sequence GTGGAGTTTGCCAATATAAAAAGCGTCTATTTCGTCGGCATCGGAGGCATCGGAATGTCTGCCCTTGCACGCTTTTTCCGTGCAGAGGAAAAGCAGGTAGGCGGCTATGACCGGACCAGCACGCCGCTGACCGAGGAACTGGAGCGCGAGGGTATGTTGGTCCGCTATCAGGATTCGGTTGCTGCGATACCGGAGCATTTTCGCGATCCATCGACTACCCTGGTTGTTTTTACACCAGCGATCCCGAAAGAACATGAAGAGCTGAACTGGTTCCGCAACAACGGATTCTCGGTCATGAAGCGCTCTCAGGTACTGGGCCTTATCACGAAACACAGTTTCACCATCGCAGTAGCAGGTACCCATGGAAAGACAACCACATCTTCCATGGTTGCCCATTTGTTGCGGTCGGCAGGGATTCCCTGTACGGCCTTCCTCGGAGGAATCGCCAAGAATTACCACAACAATCTGCTGATCGGCGAGCCCTATAAAGGTCTTCACTATGTGGTCGTTGAGGCGGATGAGTATGATCGCTCCTTTTTGACCCTCTATCCTGATATCGCCATAGTTACTTCCATGGATCCCGATCACCTCGATATTTATGGGAATGCGGAGGAAATGGTGAAAACCTATCGGCAATTCGCTGCGCAGGTCAAGACCGGTGGCTGGGTCATTCACCGAAAAGGCTTGCCCTTGCCGTCCGACGGCAGGGTGGTGCCGTATGCGATCCGGGAAGCTTCGCTGATCTCCGGAAAGGATATTCGTATCGATTCGCATCGATACACCTTCACCTATTCGGGCTTAGGGGCCGAATGGAAGAACCTGTGGACCCGATTGCCCGGTTATCACAATGTCGAAAACGCAGTTGCAGCTACAACCGTAGCGCGGATACTGGACTTGCCGGAAGAGAAAGTTCGAAAAGGACTTGAGTCCTACACCGGTGTGCTCCGCCGGTTCGACTACCAGGTCGACACGGACCGACACGTCTATATCGACGATTATGCCCATCATCCGGAAGAATTGAAGGCTTGCATTCTGTCGGCCAGAGAATTGTATCCCGGGAAAAAGATCACGGGCATCTTTCAACCCCACCTGTACAGCAGGACCCGGGATTTCGTTGATGGCTTTGCCGAAAGTCTCTCGTTGCTGGATGAATTACTGCTATTGGAGATCTATCCGGCACGCGAACTTCCTATTGAGGGGGTGAATGCTAAAATGATCCTGGACCGCATGACCATTCCGGCCCGACGGATCGTCAGCAAGCATGAAGCACTAGATTTGGTTAAGAAAGAACAACCCGAAGTACTGTTAACGCTTGGCGCCGGTGATATTGATCAACTGGTGGCACCATTGCGTGATATGCTCAATAAGCTATAG
- the ftsA gene encoding cell division protein FtsA, with translation MENEIVVGLDIGTTKICTIVGRRNEFGKIDILGYGKSESLGVTRGVVTNIVNTIASIKKSIEEASGRSDVDIHNVFVGIAGQHIKSLQHHGMRTRSSSDDEITQADIDAIVADMYKLAMPPGEEIIHVIPQEYIVDNEIGIKNPIGMSGVRLEANCHIITGQVTAAKNIYKCVKRAGLTTEGLFLEPLASSEAVLTEEEKEAGVVLVDIGGGTTDIAIFQDGVIRHTAVIPFGGNVITEDIKEGCAILKNQAELLKVKFGSALADKNQENEIVSIPGLRGREPKEISLKNLASIIQARMEEIIELVYQEIRSSGYEKKLIGGIVITGGGAQLKHIVQLVEYLTGMDTRIGYPNEHLAKGADELKSPMYATGVGLVIKGFHELERKRQSQLASQQTVTETGARNMAGKSAKEDKARVAQPTEDNNKRGFIKSILEKIFDEDDSDQPLT, from the coding sequence ATGGAAAACGAGATCGTAGTAGGACTTGACATCGGTACAACCAAAATTTGTACGATTGTCGGCCGTCGCAATGAATTCGGGAAGATCGACATCCTGGGTTACGGAAAGTCCGAGTCGCTTGGCGTGACCCGCGGGGTGGTGACGAACATCGTCAATACCATCGCTTCGATCAAGAAATCCATTGAGGAAGCTTCCGGCCGTTCGGATGTGGATATCCATAACGTATTCGTCGGTATTGCTGGTCAACATATCAAAAGCCTCCAACACCATGGCATGCGGACGCGCTCCAGTTCGGACGACGAGATCACGCAGGCGGACATCGATGCCATCGTAGCCGACATGTACAAACTGGCCATGCCGCCGGGTGAGGAGATCATCCACGTCATTCCACAGGAGTACATCGTGGACAACGAGATCGGGATCAAGAATCCTATCGGCATGTCGGGTGTGCGTTTGGAAGCGAACTGCCACATCATTACCGGGCAGGTAACCGCTGCGAAAAACATCTACAAGTGTGTAAAGCGTGCCGGCCTCACGACGGAGGGCCTCTTTCTGGAGCCGTTGGCCTCCTCGGAAGCGGTTTTGACTGAGGAAGAGAAGGAAGCCGGCGTAGTGCTCGTCGACATCGGCGGCGGTACGACCGATATCGCCATCTTCCAGGATGGCGTCATCCGGCATACTGCCGTGATCCCGTTCGGGGGCAATGTCATTACCGAAGATATCAAGGAGGGTTGCGCGATCCTGAAGAATCAGGCTGAACTGCTGAAGGTGAAATTCGGTTCGGCACTGGCCGATAAGAACCAGGAAAACGAGATCGTATCGATTCCCGGACTGCGCGGCCGCGAGCCCAAGGAGATCTCCCTGAAGAACCTGGCAAGTATCATCCAGGCCCGGATGGAAGAGATCATCGAGCTGGTGTACCAGGAGATCCGAAGCTCCGGCTATGAAAAGAAACTCATCGGCGGGATCGTGATCACCGGTGGCGGTGCCCAACTCAAGCATATCGTGCAGCTGGTTGAATACCTGACCGGCATGGATACCCGCATCGGCTACCCGAATGAACACCTGGCCAAAGGCGCCGACGAACTGAAGAGCCCGATGTACGCTACCGGCGTTGGCCTCGTCATCAAAGGTTTCCACGAACTGGAGCGCAAGCGCCAGTCGCAGTTGGCCAGCCAGCAAACTGTTACCGAAACGGGTGCCAGGAACATGGCCGGCAAGTCGGCCAAGGAAGATAAAGCAAGAGTGGCACAGCCGACCGAAGACAACAACAAGCGCGGATTCATCAAGTCCATTCTTGAGAAGATCTTCGACGAGGACGATTCCGACCAGCCCCTTACCTGA
- the ftsZ gene encoding cell division protein FtsZ, with amino-acid sequence MEFDLLRDQPSIIKVIGVGGGGSNAVNHMYRQGIKGVEFIICNTDAQALEMSPVPNKIQLGLSLTDGRGAGSIPEVGRNAAIESIEDIRRLLLNNAKMVFITAGMGGGTGTGAAPIIAQAAREMGILTVAIVTIPFEFEGKKRKQQADDGIEQLKKSVDSILIIRNQKLREMFGNLNLSEAFANADNILTTAAKGIAEIITVTGYINVDFEDVKTAVQNSGVAIMGSAIAEGDNRAVKAVEQALSSPLLNDNNIKGARYILMNIASGSKEVTMDEIGDITDYIQDQAGLTADIIWGNCHEESLGEQLSVTIIATGFKTRAEQGVETEREHKSAKTVHVLDQPLTADAVPAETPVIDSMEPVLKSEADQVVAGSELTFEFNFPTALPQQETAVAAPQTEKKQEERVNSIYALNDTPYEDPMDDQLRKSKERIAKLKSLSMKIGNGNVTDLEREPAFRRRNVKLDSIPHSSESNVSRYTLTGEEEGKKSELRPNNSFLHDNVD; translated from the coding sequence ATGGAATTCGATCTGCTTCGTGACCAGCCCTCCATCATCAAAGTAATCGGTGTCGGCGGCGGCGGCAGCAATGCCGTCAACCACATGTATCGCCAGGGCATCAAGGGCGTGGAGTTCATCATCTGCAATACCGATGCACAAGCGCTGGAAATGTCTCCCGTTCCCAATAAGATCCAACTGGGACTAAGTCTGACGGACGGCCGCGGTGCCGGTTCGATTCCGGAGGTTGGCCGTAATGCGGCGATCGAAAGTATCGAGGATATCCGTCGACTGTTGCTCAATAACGCGAAGATGGTTTTCATCACCGCGGGCATGGGCGGAGGAACCGGAACGGGCGCCGCGCCGATCATCGCGCAGGCAGCACGCGAGATGGGGATCCTGACAGTCGCGATCGTCACCATTCCGTTCGAGTTCGAAGGCAAGAAGCGGAAACAACAAGCTGATGACGGTATCGAGCAGCTCAAGAAGAGTGTCGATTCCATCCTCATCATCCGCAACCAGAAACTCCGTGAAATGTTCGGCAACCTCAACCTTTCCGAAGCATTCGCGAACGCTGATAACATTCTCACCACCGCGGCGAAAGGCATCGCGGAGATCATCACCGTGACGGGATACATCAACGTCGATTTCGAAGACGTGAAGACAGCCGTACAGAATTCCGGTGTTGCGATCATGGGTTCCGCCATCGCAGAAGGTGATAACCGTGCCGTCAAGGCAGTCGAGCAGGCGCTTTCCTCGCCTTTGCTGAACGACAACAACATCAAGGGCGCCCGTTACATCCTCATGAACATCGCATCCGGTTCCAAGGAGGTCACCATGGACGAGATCGGCGATATCACGGATTACATCCAGGATCAGGCCGGCTTAACCGCCGACATCATTTGGGGAAATTGCCATGAAGAAAGCCTGGGCGAGCAACTGAGTGTTACGATTATTGCCACCGGTTTCAAGACCCGGGCAGAGCAAGGTGTCGAAACCGAGCGCGAGCACAAGTCGGCCAAGACCGTTCATGTCCTCGACCAGCCCCTGACCGCTGATGCCGTACCTGCAGAGACTCCGGTTATCGATTCCATGGAACCGGTTTTGAAATCGGAAGCTGACCAGGTGGTAGCCGGCAGTGAGTTGACCTTCGAGTTCAATTTCCCGACGGCATTGCCCCAGCAGGAAACCGCTGTAGCTGCTCCTCAAACGGAGAAGAAGCAGGAAGAGCGTGTGAATTCAATCTACGCCCTGAACGATACGCCGTACGAGGACCCGATGGACGATCAACTCCGTAAATCCAAGGAGCGTATCGCGAAGCTGAAGTCGCTCAGCATGAAGATCGGAAATGGTAACGTGACGGACCTGGAGCGTGAGCCGGCTTTCCGTCGTCGTAATGTGAAGCTTGATTCGATACCGCATTCCAGTGAATCGAATGTCTCCCGATATACCCTGACGGGCGAGGAGGAAGGTAAGAAATCGGAATTGCGCCCGAACAACTCCTTCCTGCACGATAACGTCGACTAA